In one Leptogranulimonas caecicola genomic region, the following are encoded:
- a CDS encoding 5-bromo-4-chloroindolyl phosphate hydrolysis family protein has product MAQDPKNKNRPGRAEDPLAQAADEFSQAIQQAVSSEDFARLRDAVGATVDAAKQMARTTGSQVGEAVGKAAQSMAASAQANSQGPASPAATRKPGAPAKPEATIKPGSPQPPKRKASRPGAGRGTLTAAQERKLLSRRYKNGVGLSASGYTMEILGGFFSFGMLLSCITALVEVEYLGAAGIASLVLFLVLFILCLRVTVAGYRRVRLSKRYQGYRSVVGIFDRYPVEELADQLDLPVAEVHEDLTMLISRGLLCDTYLVDTDREYILSRSAYEEFLEQDQKAREAGIPVEAKVERVEKANTPVDPRAAAAASSQPASTTSQKPPRQVAPEVAKLVAAGDAYVAQISAAKVDIDDPAISSKVDVIISIVERIYDYVGTHPETADDISMLNTYYLPTTVKLLDAYDKLEEQPVQGANITSSRQEISRTLDMLTEAYENLLDGLFRDMAWDVSADASVLQDVLKQQGLLRKQHRSSGNGSEVPQES; this is encoded by the coding sequence ATGGCACAGGACCCTAAGAACAAGAACCGCCCAGGGCGCGCAGAAGACCCTCTTGCGCAGGCCGCTGACGAGTTTTCTCAGGCAATCCAGCAGGCTGTGAGCAGCGAGGATTTCGCTCGGCTGCGCGACGCGGTGGGCGCTACGGTAGACGCGGCCAAACAGATGGCTCGCACCACAGGATCGCAGGTGGGAGAGGCGGTAGGCAAAGCCGCTCAGTCTATGGCCGCTTCAGCTCAAGCCAATTCGCAGGGGCCTGCAAGCCCCGCCGCCACAAGAAAGCCTGGCGCCCCCGCAAAGCCCGAGGCCACAATCAAGCCTGGCTCCCCTCAGCCTCCTAAGCGCAAAGCCTCGAGGCCTGGTGCAGGCAGAGGCACCCTTACGGCTGCCCAGGAGCGAAAGCTGCTTTCCCGTCGCTACAAGAACGGGGTAGGCCTCTCTGCCTCTGGCTACACCATGGAGATCCTAGGCGGATTCTTCAGCTTTGGCATGCTGTTGTCTTGTATTACCGCCCTGGTCGAGGTGGAGTATCTAGGCGCCGCTGGCATTGCTTCGCTGGTGCTCTTTTTGGTGTTGTTCATCCTGTGCTTGAGGGTCACCGTGGCAGGCTACAGGCGCGTGCGGCTTTCCAAGCGCTATCAGGGGTACCGCTCTGTGGTAGGCATCTTCGACCGTTATCCGGTGGAAGAGCTCGCAGATCAACTGGATCTGCCTGTGGCAGAGGTGCACGAAGACTTGACGATGCTTATTAGCCGCGGCCTTTTGTGTGACACCTACCTGGTGGACACAGATCGCGAATACATCCTCTCCCGCAGTGCTTACGAGGAGTTCTTGGAGCAAGACCAAAAGGCGCGTGAGGCCGGCATTCCAGTAGAGGCCAAGGTGGAGCGCGTGGAGAAAGCCAATACCCCTGTTGATCCACGAGCCGCTGCAGCGGCTTCGTCGCAGCCTGCTTCGACAACGTCTCAAAAGCCGCCGCGCCAGGTGGCTCCTGAGGTGGCAAAGCTTGTGGCTGCTGGGGACGCCTATGTGGCGCAGATCTCTGCGGCAAAAGTCGACATCGACGATCCGGCTATCAGTTCTAAAGTAGATGTCATCATATCCATCGTGGAGCGCATCTATGACTATGTGGGCACCCATCCCGAGACTGCCGATGACATCTCTATGCTCAATACCTACTATCTGCCTACCACTGTCAAATTGCTGGATGCCTATGACAAACTAGAGGAGCAGCCCGTGCAGGGGGCCAACATCACCTCCTCTCGCCAAGAGATCTCTCGCACGCTCGATATGCTCACCGAGGCTTACGAGAACCTGTTAGACGGTCTCTTTCGCGACATGGCCTGGGATGTCTCCGCTGATGCTTCGGTGCTTCAAGATGTGCTCAAACAGCAGGGGCTCCTCCGCAAGCAGCATCGTTCTTCTGGTAATGGCTCTGAAGTCCCCCAGGAGTCTTAA